From Caldicellulosiruptor hydrothermalis 108, a single genomic window includes:
- the fliG gene encoding flagellar motor switch protein FliG: MVKSGISGKQKAAMLLIALGPERSAKIFKHLKEEEIEELTLEIANIRTVSPEQKQAILEEFYNLCLAQEYIAEGGIDYAKEVLEKALGPEKAREVIEKLTVSLQVRPFDFIRKADASQILNFIQNEHPQTIALVISYLKPQQAAQVLASLPQEKQADVARRIALMDRTSPDVIREVEKVLEKKLSSVVMQDYTVVGGIQAIVDILNAVDRGTEKRILEALELEDVELVEEIRKRMFVFEDIVKLDNRSIQRILREVENNTLAIALKGTTEEVRKVIFSNMSKRMAEMIQEDMEYMGPVRIRDVEEAQQKIVNIIRKLEDAGEIVISRGGGDEIIV; the protein is encoded by the coding sequence ATGGTTAAAAGTGGAATTTCAGGTAAACAAAAAGCAGCTATGCTTTTAATTGCGTTAGGGCCTGAGAGGTCAGCAAAGATTTTTAAGCACTTAAAAGAAGAGGAGATTGAAGAGCTGACACTTGAGATAGCCAATATAAGAACAGTATCGCCTGAGCAGAAGCAAGCTATCCTAGAAGAATTTTATAACCTTTGTCTTGCACAGGAGTATATTGCCGAAGGTGGAATTGACTACGCAAAAGAGGTTTTAGAAAAGGCACTTGGACCTGAAAAGGCAAGAGAGGTTATAGAGAAACTTACAGTGTCGCTACAAGTAAGACCTTTTGACTTTATCAGAAAAGCTGATGCATCGCAGATACTCAACTTTATTCAAAACGAACATCCACAGACAATAGCGCTTGTTATCTCATACTTAAAACCACAGCAGGCTGCTCAGGTTTTAGCATCCCTGCCTCAGGAAAAACAGGCTGATGTTGCGCGAAGAATTGCGCTTATGGACAGGACCTCGCCTGATGTTATACGCGAGGTTGAAAAGGTGCTTGAGAAAAAGCTTTCATCTGTTGTCATGCAGGATTACACAGTTGTTGGTGGTATTCAGGCTATTGTTGATATCTTGAATGCTGTTGACAGGGGTACAGAAAAGAGGATTTTGGAAGCACTGGAACTTGAAGATGTTGAACTTGTTGAAGAGATTAGAAAACGCATGTTTGTATTTGAAGACATTGTTAAGCTTGACAACAGGTCTATCCAGAGGATTTTGCGTGAGGTTGAGAATAACACACTGGCAATTGCTCTCAAAGGTACAACTGAAGAGGTCCGAAAAGTTATCTTTAGCAACATGTCAAAACGTATGGCAGAGATGATTCAAGAAGATATGGAGTATATGGGACCTGTTAGAATACGTGATGTCGAAGAGGCTCAGCAAAAAATTGTCAACATTATAAGAAAGCTTGAAGATGCCGGCGAGATTGTCATTTCTCGTGGCGGGGGAGATGAGATAATTGTCTAA
- a CDS encoding FliH/SctL family protein: protein MSNVIRNNQVLIQNPVETNYKVLLEKLIKARAEIEHYERRLKEQEEEFEKQKNRAEVLQKEAEEVLKKAKEEAQRIVDEANVRAQLILQQAQEDGYREGFEKGLLDAQKEYGKMLENIEIQKAMILKEREDILKDLESKVLILVPQILEKVLEREIKDRSFLEQYIKNAILQLSIRSSLTIRVSEEDFGYVNEKLDEILQGIDGIDKVDVKIDKALKSGDVLIETPYGFVETGVRMRLEKIQEIVLSMIGD, encoded by the coding sequence TTGTCTAATGTTATCAGAAATAACCAGGTACTGATTCAAAATCCAGTTGAGACAAACTACAAAGTGCTTCTTGAAAAGCTTATAAAGGCAAGGGCTGAGATTGAGCACTATGAAAGAAGGTTAAAAGAGCAAGAAGAAGAGTTTGAAAAACAAAAAAATAGAGCCGAGGTTCTTCAAAAAGAAGCTGAAGAGGTTCTAAAAAAAGCAAAGGAAGAAGCACAGAGAATAGTAGATGAAGCAAATGTTCGCGCACAGCTAATTTTGCAGCAGGCACAGGAAGATGGTTACAGAGAAGGGTTTGAAAAGGGTTTGCTTGATGCTCAAAAAGAGTATGGAAAGATGCTTGAAAATATAGAAATTCAAAAGGCAATGATACTCAAAGAAAGAGAAGATATTCTCAAAGACCTCGAAAGCAAGGTTTTGATCCTTGTACCTCAGATTTTAGAGAAGGTTTTGGAAAGAGAGATAAAAGACAGAAGCTTTTTAGAGCAGTACATTAAAAATGCCATTTTGCAGCTTTCAATTCGAAGCAGTTTAACAATAAGGGTGAGTGAGGAGGATTTTGGATATGTAAATGAGAAGCTGGATGAGATTTTGCAGGGGATAGACGGAATTGACAAAGTAGATGTGAAAATTGACAAGGCCTTGAAAAGCGGTGATGTGTTGATCGAAACTCCGTACGGTTTTGTTGAAACAGGTGTGAGGATGCGTCTTGAGAAGATTCAAGAAATAGTTCTGTCTATGATTGGTGATTAA
- the fliI gene encoding flagellar protein export ATPase FliI, translated as MIEKLKSKIENANFYQFTGFVNQVIGLTIESQGPAVSIGTLCRIKAAKTETLAEVVGFKENKVLLMPYSDLVGVFPGCKVIAQDSMFEVKVGKELLGRILDGLGQPIDGKGEIKSKIKYPVENRAPNPLERPRIDTIMPLGIKAIDALLTIGKGQRVGIFAGSGVGKSTLLGMIARNAKADVNVLALIGERGRELKEFLEKDLKEEGLKRSVVVVATSDESALKRVKAAYVAMAIAEYFRDQGLDVLFLMDSLTRFAMAQREIGLAVGEPPVSRGYTPSVFSVMPKLLERAGKNKRGSITALFTVLVDGDDFNEPITDTARGILDGHIVLSRAIANKNHYPAIDVLASISRVMNDIVEPSHRELANETKRVLAVYRETEDLINIGAYTKGSNPEIDRAIELVPRINQFLRQEVDERFDFEEEIEMLKAIIS; from the coding sequence ATGATTGAAAAATTAAAATCAAAGATTGAAAATGCAAACTTTTACCAATTCACCGGGTTTGTTAACCAGGTGATAGGCCTTACAATAGAATCACAGGGTCCGGCTGTTAGCATAGGCACGCTCTGCCGTATAAAAGCTGCAAAGACAGAGACTTTAGCAGAGGTTGTGGGGTTTAAAGAGAACAAGGTACTTTTAATGCCGTACTCTGACCTTGTAGGTGTTTTTCCAGGCTGCAAAGTGATTGCACAGGACAGCATGTTTGAGGTGAAGGTGGGAAAAGAACTTTTGGGAAGAATCCTTGACGGTCTGGGTCAGCCAATTGACGGCAAAGGCGAGATAAAATCAAAGATAAAGTACCCTGTTGAAAACAGGGCGCCAAACCCGCTTGAAAGACCCAGGATAGACACCATAATGCCCCTTGGAATAAAGGCTATAGATGCTCTTTTGACCATTGGCAAGGGACAGAGAGTTGGCATATTTGCAGGAAGCGGTGTTGGCAAAAGTACCCTTCTTGGCATGATTGCCCGAAATGCAAAGGCGGATGTCAATGTTCTTGCTTTGATTGGTGAAAGAGGAAGAGAGCTCAAAGAGTTTCTGGAAAAGGATTTGAAGGAAGAAGGGCTTAAAAGGTCTGTTGTGGTAGTTGCAACCTCTGATGAGTCGGCGCTGAAAAGAGTAAAGGCAGCATATGTTGCGATGGCAATTGCAGAGTATTTTCGCGACCAGGGGCTTGATGTTCTTTTCTTAATGGACTCACTTACAAGGTTTGCGATGGCTCAAAGGGAGATAGGTCTTGCGGTTGGTGAGCCGCCGGTATCAAGAGGATATACACCATCTGTGTTTTCTGTAATGCCAAAGCTTTTGGAGAGAGCTGGAAAAAATAAGAGAGGGTCTATCACGGCACTTTTCACTGTGCTTGTTGACGGTGACGATTTTAACGAGCCTATTACTGATACCGCACGGGGTATTTTGGACGGTCACATTGTCCTGTCAAGGGCGATAGCCAATAAAAACCACTATCCGGCAATTGATGTGCTTGCAAGCATTAGCAGGGTGATGAACGATATTGTTGAGCCTTCTCACAGGGAGCTTGCGAACGAGACAAAACGAGTTTTAGCTGTGTACAGGGAAACAGAGGATTTGATAAACATTGGTGCGTATACAAAAGGGTCGAACCCGGAGATTGATAGAGCGATTGAACTTGTGCCACGGATAAACCAGTTTTTAAGGCAGGAGGTTGACGAGAGGTTCGACTTTGAAGAGGAGATTGAGATGCTAAAGGCTATAATCTCATAA
- the fliJ gene encoding flagellar export protein FliJ, with protein sequence MERFRFEQLLKIKTQFEEIKKSELAKQNQILNEYIAKKLELEENAKKVKEDLKSLCLNGFSPQQMKVYSQFLSMLKKRVDVQNQLIYYQQIRVEEKKKEVIESMIEKKKFEKLKEKYLINLMNEIKQLENKELDRVVSYKIYKGIGDRSGRD encoded by the coding sequence ATGGAAAGGTTTAGGTTTGAACAGCTGTTAAAGATAAAAACGCAGTTTGAGGAAATAAAAAAATCTGAGCTTGCTAAGCAAAATCAAATTTTGAATGAATACATTGCAAAAAAGCTTGAACTGGAGGAGAATGCAAAAAAGGTGAAAGAAGATTTAAAAAGTCTTTGCTTGAATGGTTTTTCGCCACAGCAGATGAAGGTTTATTCCCAGTTTCTCAGCATGCTAAAAAAGAGGGTGGATGTTCAAAACCAGTTAATTTACTATCAGCAAATTAGAGTTGAAGAGAAGAAAAAAGAGGTAATAGAAAGCATGATCGAAAAGAAAAAGTTCGAAAAGTTAAAGGAAAAGTATTTGATAAATTTGATGAATGAGATAAAACAGCTTGAGAACAAGGAACTTGACAGAGTGGTATCATACAAAATCTACAAAGGTATAGGTGATAGAAGTGGCAGAGACTAA